A genomic window from Variovorax paradoxus includes:
- a CDS encoding sensor histidine kinase: MTGAPRSGGRWWRPRSLRTQLLLWLITLHLGAAVLTAWFSFEAYGNLVHNALDDQMRLVAESYEGSDPQKLPHPMDGEAAFSRGAFIVQIWSADGQTLRATSWPVLTVPLQPQPGFGDVNTGTHAGSDWRVFTAKPGPRADQPRVQVLQNEDYRRRRALRRAMFEGLPIALLLPLALLILWIIVSAASRSLRAVARDVASQDERSPTELSLARVPDEIAPLVGAFNNLLTRVRNAFATQRRFVQDAAHELRTPMAAIGLQIENLRAHVPAGEATERFNQLEAGVTRAQHLIEQLLHLSRQDAPQSLGNARERVDIEVLLRESVSQLMVLADARRVDIGFEGSIAAVVFAPAAELRSVFDNLIDNALRYAPEGGVVDVKLHEVEGHAVVDVLDNGPGIPQAAIGRVFDRFFRVPGAVAGGSGLGLAIARTAAERHGLRIELRNRTGGPGLMARVHLPVLPA; encoded by the coding sequence ATGACCGGAGCTCCGCGCAGCGGCGGCCGCTGGTGGCGGCCGCGCTCGCTGCGCACGCAACTGCTGCTGTGGCTCATCACGCTGCACCTGGGCGCGGCCGTGCTCACGGCGTGGTTCTCCTTCGAGGCCTACGGCAACCTCGTGCACAACGCGCTGGACGACCAGATGCGCCTGGTGGCCGAGTCGTACGAAGGCAGCGATCCGCAGAAGCTGCCGCACCCGATGGACGGCGAGGCCGCCTTCTCGCGCGGCGCTTTCATCGTGCAGATCTGGAGTGCCGACGGCCAGACGCTGCGCGCCACCTCATGGCCCGTACTGACGGTGCCACTGCAACCCCAACCCGGCTTCGGCGACGTGAACACGGGCACGCATGCGGGTTCCGACTGGCGCGTGTTCACCGCCAAGCCCGGCCCGCGTGCCGACCAGCCGCGCGTACAGGTGCTGCAGAACGAGGACTACCGCCGCCGCCGCGCCCTGCGCCGCGCAATGTTCGAAGGTCTGCCGATCGCGCTGCTGCTGCCGCTGGCGCTGCTGATCCTGTGGATCATCGTGTCGGCGGCTTCGCGCTCGCTGCGCGCGGTGGCGCGCGACGTGGCCTCGCAGGACGAGCGCAGCCCCACCGAACTGTCGCTCGCACGCGTGCCCGACGAGATCGCGCCGCTGGTGGGCGCCTTCAACAACCTGCTGACGCGCGTGCGCAATGCCTTCGCCACGCAGCGGCGCTTCGTGCAGGACGCGGCCCACGAGCTGCGCACGCCGATGGCCGCCATCGGCCTGCAGATCGAGAACCTGCGCGCGCACGTACCGGCCGGCGAGGCCACCGAGCGTTTCAACCAGCTCGAGGCCGGCGTCACGCGCGCGCAGCACCTGATCGAGCAATTGCTGCATCTCTCGCGGCAGGACGCGCCGCAGAGCCTCGGCAATGCGCGCGAGCGCGTCGACATCGAAGTGCTGCTGCGCGAGAGCGTGAGCCAGCTGATGGTGCTGGCCGATGCGCGGCGCGTGGACATCGGCTTCGAAGGCAGCATTGCCGCGGTGGTGTTCGCGCCCGCGGCCGAGCTGCGCAGCGTGTTCGACAACCTGATCGACAACGCGTTGCGCTACGCGCCCGAAGGCGGCGTGGTCGACGTGAAGCTGCACGAGGTCGAGGGCCACGCGGTGGTCGACGTGCTCGACAACGGCCCCGGTATTCCGCAGGCCGCCATCGGCCGCGTGTTCGATCGCTTCTTCCGCGTGCCCGGCGCAGTGGCCGGCGGCAGCGGGCTGGGGCTGGCGATTGCGCGCACGGCGGCCGAGCGGCATGGCCTGCGCATCGAGCTGCGCAATCGCACCGGTGGGCCGGGGCTGATGGCGCGCGTGCATCTGCCTGTGCTGCCGGCGTAG
- a CDS encoding LysR family transcriptional regulator codes for MGQRLQGIEEFVAAAEAGSFALAAQRLHVTRSAVAKSIARLEARLNTRLFLRTTRSQSLTEEGHGYYERCRRVLAELDAAEAVTDVARSTASGLVRLSMPAMLGRLKVGPLLLALARRHPQLSLELSFNDRRVDLVEEGLDLAIRSGELADSAELVARPVGMQWMALCASPAYLAEHGHPANIDDLKAPHEAVLYARDGQISSWRFHDAEGRLVDVTLPSRLRCDSAEVLLEAAIGGMGLARLPAWLAADALAAGTLVRVFDEPQPFGFALHVIRSRSRYLPLKTRVVIDWLAEHLPPLLAAR; via the coding sequence ATGGGCCAACGTCTGCAGGGCATCGAAGAATTCGTCGCGGCGGCCGAGGCGGGCAGCTTCGCGCTGGCCGCGCAGCGCCTGCATGTCACGCGCTCGGCCGTCGCCAAGAGCATCGCGCGGCTCGAAGCGCGCCTGAACACGCGGCTCTTTTTGCGCACCACGCGCAGCCAGAGCCTCACCGAGGAGGGCCACGGCTACTACGAGCGCTGCCGCCGCGTGCTGGCCGAACTCGACGCGGCCGAAGCCGTGACCGACGTTGCGCGCAGCACCGCCTCGGGCCTCGTGCGCCTGAGCATGCCGGCAATGCTGGGGCGGCTGAAGGTCGGGCCGCTGCTGCTGGCGCTGGCGCGCCGCCATCCGCAGCTCTCGCTCGAACTCTCGTTCAACGACCGGCGCGTGGATCTCGTGGAGGAGGGGCTCGACCTGGCCATCCGCAGCGGTGAACTCGCCGACAGCGCGGAGCTGGTCGCCCGGCCTGTCGGCATGCAGTGGATGGCGCTGTGCGCCTCGCCCGCCTACCTGGCCGAACACGGGCATCCCGCAAACATCGACGACCTGAAGGCGCCGCACGAGGCCGTGCTCTATGCGCGCGACGGCCAGATCTCGTCCTGGCGCTTCCATGATGCCGAAGGCCGTCTTGTCGACGTGACGCTGCCTTCGCGGCTGCGCTGCGACAGCGCCGAGGTGCTGCTCGAAGCCGCCATCGGCGGCATGGGCCTCGCGCGCTTGCCCGCGTGGCTTGCGGCCGATGCGCTCGCGGCCGGCACGCTGGTGCGCGTGTTCGACGAGCCGCAACCCTTCGGCTTCGCGCTGCACGTGATCCGCTCGCGCAGCCGCTACCTGCCGCTGAAGACGCGGGTGGTGATCGACTGGCTCGCCGAGCACCTGCCGCCGCTGCTGGCCGCGCGCTGA
- a CDS encoding zinc-dependent alcohol dehydrogenase family protein, which yields MQEPRTLRRWQLPTLGRAHLEQAEAPLPMPGANQILVKVGAVSLNYRDLLMIRDGMGMALELPFTPGSDMAGTVAAIGPGVTRFAVGDRVVNTFWGGWIDSHWHAEATLLGGPGPGMLASHVLLDAAWAVAAPTTVSLAEASTLPCAGLTAWFALAETGALRAGETVLIHGTGGVALFGLQIARLHGAQAIVVTGSEDKRAQALALGATHVLARDGDWPAEVRRLTQGRGADHVLELASGPNLDRSLQAVKQGGRVSIIGMLGGETLSASFYAMVLGRVTVQGIGVGHRRALEDLVRAVDANALKPVIAAQYGFDALPAALDHLERGAFGKIVVTL from the coding sequence ATGCAAGAACCTCGAACGCTGCGCCGCTGGCAGCTCCCCACGCTCGGCCGCGCCCACCTCGAACAGGCCGAAGCGCCGTTGCCCATGCCGGGCGCGAACCAGATCCTCGTGAAGGTCGGCGCGGTGTCGCTCAACTACCGCGACCTGCTGATGATTCGCGACGGCATGGGCATGGCGCTCGAGCTGCCCTTCACGCCCGGCTCCGACATGGCGGGCACCGTGGCGGCCATCGGCCCGGGCGTAACGCGCTTCGCCGTCGGCGACCGGGTCGTCAACACCTTCTGGGGCGGCTGGATCGACAGCCACTGGCATGCGGAGGCCACGCTCCTCGGCGGGCCCGGCCCCGGCATGCTCGCCTCGCACGTGCTGCTCGACGCCGCCTGGGCCGTGGCCGCGCCCACGACGGTGAGCCTGGCCGAAGCCAGCACGCTGCCGTGCGCGGGTCTCACCGCATGGTTCGCGCTCGCCGAGACCGGCGCGTTGCGCGCGGGCGAGACGGTGCTGATTCACGGCACCGGCGGCGTCGCGCTGTTCGGCCTGCAGATCGCGCGGCTGCATGGCGCACAGGCCATCGTCGTCACGGGCAGCGAAGACAAGCGCGCACAGGCGCTGGCACTCGGCGCCACGCACGTGCTGGCGCGCGACGGCGACTGGCCCGCCGAAGTGCGCAGGCTCACGCAAGGTCGCGGTGCCGACCACGTGCTCGAACTCGCGAGCGGCCCCAACCTCGATCGCTCGCTGCAGGCCGTGAAGCAGGGCGGTCGCGTGTCGATCATCGGCATGCTCGGCGGCGAGACGCTGAGCGCGTCGTTCTATGCGATGGTGCTGGGCCGCGTGACGGTGCAGGGCATCGGCGTGGGCCACCGGCGCGCGCTCGAAGACCTGGTGCGCGCCGTCGATGCAAATGCGCTCAAGCCGGTGATTGCCGCGCAGTACGGCTTCGATGCACTGCCCGCCGCGCTCGATCATCTCGAGCGCGGCGCGTTCGGAAAGATCGTCGTGACGCTCTGA
- the aqpZ gene encoding aquaporin Z gives MEHSTYKKWSAEFIGTFWLTLGGCGSAVLAAAFPGVGIGLLGVSLAFGLTVVTGAYALGPISGGHFNPAVSIGLAAAGRFKASQLAGYIVAQVLGAIAAAGVLYLIATGKPGADIGGFATNGYGEHSPGKYGMTAALLCEVVMTAVFLIVILGSTAKRAAGGFAGLAIGLCLTLIHLISIPVTNTSVNPARSTGPALFGPSYAVSELWLFWAAPIAGAIIGAVIYRALLSNGNDD, from the coding sequence ATGGAACACAGTACCTACAAAAAATGGTCGGCCGAGTTCATTGGTACTTTCTGGCTCACGCTCGGAGGCTGCGGAAGCGCAGTTCTGGCAGCGGCCTTTCCGGGTGTCGGCATCGGCCTGCTCGGGGTCTCGCTGGCCTTCGGTCTCACGGTGGTGACGGGCGCCTATGCACTGGGCCCGATCTCGGGCGGGCACTTCAACCCTGCCGTGTCGATCGGCCTTGCGGCCGCGGGCCGCTTCAAGGCCTCGCAGCTCGCGGGCTACATCGTGGCGCAGGTGCTCGGCGCCATCGCGGCGGCCGGTGTGCTGTATCTCATCGCCACGGGCAAGCCGGGCGCTGACATCGGCGGCTTCGCCACCAACGGCTATGGCGAGCACTCGCCCGGCAAGTACGGCATGACGGCCGCATTGCTATGCGAAGTGGTGATGACGGCCGTGTTCCTGATCGTGATCCTCGGCTCCACCGCCAAGCGCGCGGCCGGCGGCTTCGCAGGCCTTGCGATCGGCCTGTGCCTCACGCTGATCCACCTGATCTCGATCCCTGTGACCAACACTTCGGTCAACCCGGCGCGCAGCACGGGCCCGGCCCTGTTCGGGCCGTCCTATGCGGTGTCGGAACTGTGGTTGTTCTGGGCGGCGCCCATTGCGGGTGCCATCATCGGCGCGGTGATCTACCGCGCCCTGCTCAGCAACGGCAACGACGACTGA
- a CDS encoding ABC transporter substrate-binding protein gives MRPFAIRHIATAACISTVALLGVSNTAAQGTVNALCSTDAGWCEAAATAFTRETGIKVQQAHKGTGEIGAQLRAEAANPKTDIWWGGTGDPFLQAAEQGLLEPYRPAYINDLHDWAVRQYALSQNMVGGFYTSAIGFGFNTDLLKKKKLHEPRCWADLVKPEYKGEIEISHPASSGTAYTIIAGLVQQMGEEAAFEYLKKLHRNVTSYTRSGQAQAPNVAKGEVAIGVSFIFGFERWRYDKFPVKTAAPCEGTGYEIGGIALVKGARNKENAKRYYDWLMSPAGQAIGGQSGSLQSPANKTFKPDPRIPSMADVKLIKYDFEKYGKAAERKRLIDRWTREVESQPR, from the coding sequence ATGCGCCCATTCGCCATCCGACACATCGCCACCGCCGCATGCATTTCCACGGTGGCCCTGCTGGGGGTGTCGAACACCGCGGCGCAAGGCACCGTCAACGCGCTGTGCAGCACCGACGCGGGCTGGTGCGAAGCGGCGGCCACCGCATTCACGCGCGAGACCGGCATCAAGGTGCAGCAGGCCCACAAGGGCACCGGCGAAATCGGCGCGCAGCTGCGCGCGGAGGCCGCCAACCCCAAGACCGACATCTGGTGGGGCGGCACCGGCGACCCGTTCCTGCAGGCTGCTGAGCAAGGCCTGCTCGAACCCTATCGCCCGGCCTACATCAACGACCTGCACGACTGGGCGGTACGGCAGTACGCGCTGTCGCAGAACATGGTGGGCGGCTTCTACACGAGCGCCATCGGCTTCGGCTTCAACACCGACCTGCTCAAGAAAAAGAAGCTGCACGAGCCCAGGTGCTGGGCCGACCTCGTCAAGCCCGAATACAAGGGCGAGATCGAAATTTCGCACCCGGCCTCCAGCGGCACGGCCTACACCATCATCGCGGGCCTGGTGCAGCAGATGGGCGAAGAAGCGGCCTTCGAGTACCTGAAGAAGCTGCACAGGAACGTCACCAGCTACACCCGCAGCGGCCAGGCGCAGGCGCCCAACGTGGCCAAGGGCGAAGTGGCCATCGGCGTGAGCTTCATCTTCGGCTTCGAGCGCTGGCGCTATGACAAATTTCCCGTGAAGACCGCCGCGCCGTGCGAAGGCACGGGCTACGAGATCGGCGGCATCGCCCTCGTGAAAGGCGCGCGCAACAAGGAAAACGCCAAGCGCTACTACGACTGGCTCATGAGCCCCGCGGGCCAGGCCATCGGCGGGCAGTCGGGCAGCCTGCAGTCACCGGCCAACAAGACCTTCAAGCCGGACCCGCGCATCCCGTCGATGGCCGACGTGAAGCTCATCAAGTACGACTTCGAGAAGTACGGCAAGGCGGCCGAGCGCAAGCGCCTGATCGACCGCTGGACGCGAGAAGTGGAGTCGCAGCCGCGCTGA
- a CDS encoding DUF3761 domain-containing protein — MNNKKSRVLCVAAFLGLASLGAQAQVPADAPAGTTVQCKDGSYASPDTKSGACRGHKGIKTWFGKAAPAGAAAATAPAAAAAPAPAVETQSAKVDKTGVAPSTGTATRTPGSPDLTKMAAAPGGGAGKVWANDETKVYHCMGDRYYGKTKKGEYLSEADAKAKGMHASHNKACS, encoded by the coding sequence ATGAACAACAAGAAATCCCGCGTGCTGTGCGTCGCAGCCTTCCTCGGCCTGGCCTCGCTCGGCGCACAGGCGCAGGTTCCCGCCGATGCACCGGCCGGCACCACCGTGCAATGCAAGGACGGCAGCTATGCCTCGCCCGACACCAAGTCGGGCGCCTGCCGCGGTCACAAGGGCATCAAGACCTGGTTCGGCAAGGCTGCACCTGCTGGTGCTGCCGCGGCAACCGCGCCGGCCGCAGCAGCTGCGCCCGCACCAGCGGTCGAGACCCAGTCGGCCAAGGTCGACAAGACCGGCGTGGCACCGAGCACCGGCACGGCCACCAGGACGCCCGGCTCGCCCGACCTCACGAAGATGGCTGCCGCTCCCGGTGGCGGCGCAGGCAAGGTGTGGGCGAACGACGAGACCAAGGTCTATCACTGCATGGGCGACCGCTACTACGGCAAGACCAAGAAGGGCGAGTACCTGAGCGAAGCCGATGCCAAGGCCAAGGGCATGCACGCGTCTCACAACAAGGCTTGCTCCTGA